CCAAGACGGGGATGAGACTGACTGGAATGAGGGTAAGGGTAAGCACAACACCGGAGGGGGCGTCGGGAAATAACTGCTCCTCCTCCGGACATGCCTGGAAGAAGCTGGAATGGATCTGGATGAAGAAGTCTTGCACCACTTGGTTCGGGAAGTAACATCCTAAGTTGGTGGTCAAGCTCTCGATACATCTGGTCAGCTCATTGTATGGTCTGCCGTGGAGAGATCAAGTCAGGTTTTTACAGTAAATGCAAAGTAACTCTGTTAATACATTTTAGTTAATACATTTTACAGTaattatagttttttttttactcaatgaAGACTATTGGAGACTTGAGTTATTCTTCATTTTTTTGAGGACAAGATTAAATTGGTTATGTATTATCAGATATTTATACTATCGTGGTAATTGTCGTAATATTTGAGAGTTGAAGAATGAGAGAGTGTGCATGCACACCTGCCTGTGTGCCTGCCTGTGTGCGAGCCCGTGTGTGTTGCAGAGTGTGTACAGCCTCTATACACCCTCTATCGCATGCTCTCCACTGTCAACTAATGATCTCATGCCGACAACGTGTGACTGAATGCGTTTCCTCTGCCCATGCTTTAGAGGTACTTGCTTCAACTATTCTATTTCAAGTAACTCCATGTGCTGTTACTGTTTACGTTGAAAGTGGAAGAGGTCTAACGAGAGAGGTCCAAGTATAGAGATAAAACGATTTGTTCTATGAGTCCAAGTATGAAACTAATTCAGCACCAATGGAACCGAAGAGAGCGATGTAAGTAGTAAAGTCTGTGCAGGTTGTTTTAACCAGTTATAACTAATGTAAGGAGATTGAACCAATAATCTAACAGTTTGATGTGATTCAACCAATACTGGTGATGTAGATTACATCTAAAACAGGAAGTCAAACAATGAATTTGCGATGGAACTATATATGTAATGTAAAAATGAACCAGATCTGATCACATTTCGTGTTAAGATGCATTTAAGTTATTTGGTTCTGTTTTCTGGATGTAGATCACATTTTAATACTAAGTGTAAATAGGGTCAAAGAGTAGTAAGCATATAATGTTTGAAAGCAACATTTAGTCAGAAAGCAACATTTAGGTATACCTGATGACTTGGTCCCATTCACACCAGAGTTCATTGTTGATGTCTGTCATTTCAGAGTGAAACTGATTCCAGCATATAATGTAGCTGAAGTGTTCTAGGAGGCTCTCATTGCAGTGGCGAAAAACAGCGGAATACTCCTGATCCTGAAAACTTTCTAGGGGTACAACCAGAGAGAATATATATCTTACATCATCATGACACATTTTACCCCATTTATAATCCACCCATCCAATTTATTGCCTATGCATAGATGAAATCAGGTATCTATACAGTATTGTTGCAATGTTGGGCTGACACTATCTGGCCAGGGTAAAAGGATAGAAGTGTGTCACATTATTACACCTAGTACCTTGTCAAATAatctatttaaaaatatatataaatatatatataaatatatatatgtatatttatttgAAATGTTGATTTGGGGAAAAAATCCAACCACAAGGTACAATATAATACAAATTGATTAGGAAGATACATCATGCATTTGAATTAGGTACTATTATTTTGCCAAAGGTAAGTAAAATGCATTAAAGATCATTTGAGCACTTACCGTTATCTTCAAATGTTACATTGGATGAGACATTGCTTTGTAATTGAATTTCACCTGGAAATTAAGAGGTGTTTAACATTATTGTGTTGAAAGAATGTGGTAGTGCATTGTCACGTGTGGTCAAATATGCCTTCAAATATGTCTTCttactcccactaacatacagAGTTTGGCTTAGTTACACCTTTGATTACACCACCGTGACAAGGCAGCTACGCAACAAGAAGGAGCAGCAACAAGGAACCACCAATACCATTGTATCAGAAGTCTTGTCTTATCACTCACACACCGCCCAGACAGCAGACACTTAATAGCAAAAGGATAAAAACATTATAATACATCAATGATGTATTGTAAGACTTGTCATAAGCATGCTTGACCCCTTTATATTGTCTTATGATCTTCTTATAATGATTTTGATTAAATAACAGCTCCCCATGCAGTATATTAGCCACATAGAAATACATCACACATTATAAGGTTCTTGAACATGCCTGTTAACTTTcagtaaagtgttaccataggATACATACCTAAGACGAGGACAGGGAAAAGCAGTAGGAAGATCATGGTGGAGAGAGGACACTGGAGAGCCCCGGAGCCAAATGAAACTCAAGGACCAGTGAGTAGCAGCCAAGAGTGTCAATACACTGTTCTCCTCCGAAGTGAACAGGAGTGGGTTAAAGAGCGAGACCTAAGCCCACCCATGTTTTTCCAGCCATTGTTCACAGAAAAGTGCTGACGAAACATCCTACTGTTCTGTTGATGTTGATTTCATGGCTCGATGGACACCGACTTTGGGGTGGcatttcccctaggtacagatccaTGATAAGCTTCCCCTTCCTCAATCCCAACCTTAACCATTAGCAGGGGAAATGCAAAGCTGACCCAAGACcagcgtctaggggcaacttcaacCTACACCAAGAAGTTTGCCCAAACAGTTTGCCCACCCCTGCTCTAAAGTCACGTAGCAATCTCTGTCTTTAACCCTTCCCACATCCACTCCCCTCTGACTCCttactggcagcttcattaaatagtaccctcaaaaccccagtctcaacgtcaacagtgaagaggcaactccgggatgctggccttctaggcaaaattcctctgtccattgtctgtgttcttttgcccatcttaatcttttctttttatttccAATCTGAGAtattgctttttctttgcaactctgcctagaaggccaacatcccggagtcgcctcttcactgttgacgttgagactgtggttttgtgggtactatttaattaaactgcaagttgaggacttgtgaggcgtctgtttctcaaactagacattctaatgtacttgtcctcttgctcagttgtgcaccggggcctcccactcctctttctattctggttagagccagtttgcgctgttctgtgaagggagtagtacaccgcattgtacgagatcttctgtttcttggcaatttctcacatggaatagccttcatttctcagaacaagaatagactgatgagtttcagaaaagttatttgtttctagccattttgagcctgtaatcgaacccacaaatgctgatgctctagatactcaaTTATTCTAAAGAAGGCATGTTTTATTGCTTtatttctttaatcagaacaacagttttcagctgtgctaacataatttcaaaagggttttctcatgatcaattagccttttaacatgataaacttggattagctaacacaacgtgcctttggaacacaggagtgatggttgctgataatgggcctctgtacgcctatgtagatattccataacgaatctgccgtttccagctacaatagtaatttacaacattaacaatgtcactgtatttctgatcaatttgaggttattttaatggacaaaaaatgtgcttttctttcagaaACAAGGGCATtgctaagtgactccaaacttttgaagggtagtgtatattattataatatttttaaATTTAATGTCTCGTGATCCGGATTGATGGCCCGGTGGGCCGGATACTGCCCACGGCCCATACTTTGCTCCCCTTGCTTTAGAGAGACAGGCCTCTCTTGAATCAGATAATCCACAGGGAATTAACGATTTGTATACCCTTGTGGGAACAAATATAGCAATTTTGCAAGCTGTTACTCTACGGTGCTCTATACTCTGTCAAAAAATGTATCGGAGTCACAGTACAAAGTAAGTTTTAGGGATATAATTTCAAAAggcaaaaatgtgtgtgtgtctgtgtgtgtgtgtcagcctttGCGAGTGcgggagtgagtgtgtgtgtgtgtccacatgtgCGTGCGTGGGTGTGCGTGTCTGCATCATTCTGCTAGTGcaccagtatgtgtgtgtcctcATGTTTCTGCAAGTAtacaagtgagtgtgtgtgacgaGAGTCAGGGGTCCATTTGGGCGTAGGGTCCATTTGGGCGTAGGAGCCACTCGGGCTAGTTTCCTGCCGTCTGATTGCCAGGGCTCTTGAGAGATTTCCCCTACGCTCAGCGGCTCAGAAGACGACTCgcccaatggaaacaggaagttggATGGACATGAAAGATAGCTGTGCTTGTTAAAACAAACACAAATAAAACATACAAGAACCACACAACTGGGGCAAACATGCATGCAATGCTGGGGCGTACACTCACTCACATGCATATAGTTGCACGTATAGTATgcttgcacatgcacacacacacaaaaagaatttgcttaacaagtcacataataagttgcattgactcactctgtgtgcaataatagtgtttacatATTTTTcaggactacctcatctctgtaccccacacatacagtacaattaCCTGTAAGGTCCCCCTCAggcgagcagtgaatttcaaacacagatttaaccacaaagaccagggaggttttccaatgcctcgcaaagtggggcacctattggtagatgggtaaaaaggagacattgaatatccctttgatcatGATGAACTTATTAGTTACACTTTAgatggtgcatcaatacacccagtcattacaatgatacaggcgtccttcctaactcagttgccggataAGAAGGGCGCTGTTCAGGGATTTCACaacgaggccaatggtgactttaaaacagctacagagttgaatggctgtgataggagaaaactgaggatggatcaacaacattgtagttactccacaatactaacctaatttacagagtgaaaagaaggaagtctgtacagaataaaaaatattccaaaacatgcattctgtttgcaacaaggcactagaGTAATACTGCAAAAGATTTGGGCAAGCAATTTACTTTTTGTCCTCAATACAAAGtgtatgtttgggccaaatccaatacaatacattactgacTATTTTCTCTATATTTTCATGCTATGCCTATACTGGTAATCATGGGCAgaaactttggttttagaagtgtgggggacatttatatatacagtatatatattatatttttgaAATCCAGTCAAATTAACACTCCAAACAGTCTACCCGGACACTCGGAggtgtccgcatggtcctaaagcacaccgctgcctcgttttgtatcacattccaatgataaaactggggggagACAAAAATCCATGTCCCCGTCCCCGTCCCCGTccccgtccccagtgaaagttgctcCCCTGCtggtaatcgttaaggactggggagtttttcaggattaaCAATtaggaatggagctaagcacaggcaaaatcctagaagaaaacctggtcagtctgctttccactagacactgggagattaattcacctttcagcaggacaataacataaaacataagggcaaatctacactggagttgcttttagcaagacagtgaatgttcctgagtggccgagttacagttttgactaaaATCTATGGCAAGCCTTGAAAATGATTGTCTAATAATGATTAGCAACCAATTCGACAGaggttgaagaattttgaaattaataatggacaaatattgtacaatccaggtgtgaaaaactcttagagacgtacccagaaagactcagggctgtaatcactgccaaagatgattctaCCATGTATTTACTCAGTggtgtgaatagttatgtaaattagatatttttgtatttcattttcaataaactgcaaacattaaaaaaaaaacatgttttcactttgtcattatggggactgtgtgtagaataagtcaaggggtttgaatactttctgaaggcactgtaagttaCTGTGAATATTCACAGTAACTTACTTTCCACACTATAACAAGTAACTGCCTAAGGCATTAAAGAAATTGAGTAGTGGCTACCCAGACATCTCCAATGGGCAGTTGAACTCAAATCATAAAAGTGGTACTAACTCATATCAATAAGATTTCTTATCACTTAATATTTTTGAGTACTGTTAACAAATATTAAATTATTGAGTAAATATAACTTTGTGGTGTGCTAATCTAAAGGTATTGAGTTTTTACAGTTTATgataattatatattttaaagtcaatataactattatTAAATAAGCTGTTCTTACTTACTTCTTACTTGTTTTAAGTATTTACCTAAAATAATAAAGTAGTAGTCAGACACATTGATATTTGAGTAAAAAACACTTTATTTATCTGTATTGTGCTGATAATTATTACATTTGTGCAAGTTATAAATTCCTAATAGCGCCACCTGGCTCTGTTTTTAGAGGATTGTGTGTAATTCAACATTTTCAGATTTGTATTATACTTTTGCACAATGTTGTATGCTAGTTTGAAGAGAGAAAAGTATGTTTCTAAAATAGTACTAAGCAGTTTGATGTGCTATGAGGTGCAATTGATCATGATGAACGGATATCAAAATAATGCGACAAGCTATTCCCACCATCAACAAGGTCATGTGCACCACTCTGAAAGACAGAGGCTAATGCAGCATCATGTAATAATTACAGCTCTACCCCCAGTTACTGCAAGagaatgagcactgtgctcaacaatgcctGCTAAGGTGGGCTAAAATTACAAATTGTTTAATACATAAAACAATGTTAAACATTAATACACAACCACTGAAAATTAATAAGCAGAACGACTTAGTAGTTACACCTGAAAAACGTGGAAGGAAGGTAAATACTTTAAGCAGAAGCGACCCTACATTTTTTGTTCGAAACTAACATATGGACTTTTTTTAAGCTAGTCATAACCAAAGATTATTTTGCAATTTGATTATGAATTTTAAGATCCCTTAAGTTTTCATTTatcttttaaatttttttttatgtattggATGAAACATGGAATTTtccattactgctattagccaatagaaacacattaaataacagattcactacatggacaACAGATAGACCCACAAAGAATCAAAGGAAGTTcgcatttacattttacatttaagtcatttagcagacgctcttatccagagcgacttacaaattggtgcgttcaccttaagacatccagtagaacagccactttacaatagtgcatctaaatctttcaagggggggggggggtgagaaggattactttatcctatcctaggtattcctgaaagaggtggggtttcaggtgtctccggaaggtggtgattgactccgctgtcctggcgtcgtgagggagtttgttccaccattggggggccagagcagcgaacagttttgactgggctgcgcgggaactgtacttcctcagtggtagggaggcgagcaggccagaggtggatgaacgcagtgcccttgtttgttctgaagtgtctgtcctatagctGAGTGATATTATCTTAGGTCCCCGGTACCAGTTAAACATTTAATGGATGTATATATGGAGATAGTTTAGTGCCTAAAATAAGggaataaatacatgtagaatttttacatgtatttattccctTATTTTAGGCACTAAACTATCTCCATATATACATCCATTAAATGTTTAACTGGTACCGGGGACCtaagacgagtcttgtgaggcttgttggcatcctagagcaaaacggagaacattgTGTTCGTGAGTCTCATCTTTCAGTAGGGTGGTCATGATAGTTTGGGTGGTCATGATAGCCAAACGGTTCAGACGCTACATCAGTTtatgtgagaagaccgatttttgtgatgtctcatggtctgacaaacactacTCTATCTCTggcacctttcaccgcagatgagGGAGGGCGAATGTTGGCGCAtgaggtggattgagacgcagcccgtgcaaaaaaacagatatctctagcttaaacagacAAATTATTATGTTAACTAGATTTCTGCGAGACGCAGAAATTGTAGGCCAAGGGACCTTAACTTGCAGGATGTCAGGAGACTTCAGTGTGGGCACAGTCTACACCTTTGTCTGCATTCGCAGGAAACACAACAGCACTCTGGCACTCAGGAGCAAGTTGTGGCAGTCAACGTTGAAAGACATTGTTTAGGAACCCCTCTCGAAAAGGAGGGCCTGGAATGTTAAGGGTGCATAGCAAGTGGCGTCATTGTGTCTACTTCCTGCATAGGAGAACTCATAAGGGTGTGACGACTGATGTGGTATGTTGCTCTACATTGAGGTAGTTAACATCGAACATAGTGTATCGCGGTGTAATAAATTCTAGGTTTGAGTGCGACCAATGGGTAAGTTTGACCATCTCCCCATCAAGAGTTTAAGAATGCAGGTGCAATACTCCTGAGACCCTAAATAAATAGTAAATTCATAGCAGTAAAGTTTCCAAAACAGAGCACTTTTAGTACAAACCAAAAAGTGTGATGATGATGCAAAAAGCATCACAAATTTAGATTTTGAATGAAAGTGCTCTATCTTGAAACCTTACTGCTGACATGCACCATGTTTTGGGACTATAACAACATTGCACTGATTAACAAAATACTCAACAATGTTTTTGAAAAAAAATATCCCTTTAAGTCATTCAGAGACATTGACATTTGGAGTAAACAATACATGTAGGTAAGATTGGCATTCAAAACAGCTTGTAGACCAAATGAAGGTCGTTTGTTGGTTCCCATCAACTAGACAACCACAGAGTACAGAAAAAAAACAAGGGAGGTAGAGAAAACAAATCAGTGGGGCCAGAGCCTAACGAGAAACCACATCTCACACCTCGGTGAACTTGAAAAACATTTcccatttgcaaaaaaaaaaaaaaaaaaagagacagaaacacaacactttggtgtctaaccctatcagcaaATGGCAAGCTGCAGTAGTGAAACATTAGCTTGCTGTTCTATGCCTCCGCAGTAAAGTAGCGGGCATGGTAATGATGTATTTCAGTGCAGTGGTGAATTTGATGCACAGCTCCCGTGGGAAATTTGGAGGTACACAAATCATCTTCTATCCATTTTATAGGGCAAAAACATCAGATAACATTTTCTGCTGTTGACATTTGAATAAGCTGTCAAAAGAAACTTTAATTAATCTTGAAATAAAACAAGCGTTGAAACCCTGTTGTTGATTTGTGGTTAAAACAGGGTTAAAATGCGACAAAAACAGTACAAACTGATTAACTAAGTTCTGCATGTTTTTTTTCAACAGGGAACTGACCATTGGGGACAGATCAAAGTTATAAAATGAAAGTTCAGATAAAGGTAATTAAGGTAAAGCGTAAATCAAGACAGTTTATTTGTGGGTTTAATACCTTACTAAAAAAATGGCTGCAAACCAGGCAAATATTTAGTCAATCTGGCCCGATGTTGACTCAACCAATTTCTGCCCATAGAGTTGCTTACTGTATATTCTATCACTTGCATAGTTCAGTGTAAGATTTGCCCTTAGGGTGCTCCCTTAGGGGAACACTGTTCATGGGGGTCAGGCAGATTAGTGAAAGGTTGTGAACTGTCATGATCACAGCTACCAGGTAACACCCATGTCCTAAACCTCCCATGCACTCTAAACCCTCAGCCACAGTGCACCAAGTTAAACCAGTATGACCTAAACATGACCTTGAACACCATACAACAAACAATAAAAACATATGTTGTTGTGAGCCACTTACCTTATACATGCATTATAACACATATTTCTACAGGCACTTATAAGGAACCAATTAGCATTAATGAATGTTTACAGAATCTTTGACATTTCTGCTGGATATAAAAATGATAAACATGATAGAGTTTCTGAATTGAGTTAACAATAGTACTATTTTGTGAAATTAGGTCTAAAATAGATGGTAAAATCATAAAGATTAATCTCCGTATTACATTATGTGACTATATGAAACGTTTACATAGGTTGCTACTGTAGGAAATAACCTTTGCCAAGCAACTTTTGACCCCCCCCAAAAACAAATGTGAACGACAAACATCCTTTTTGTTGACACTGTGGTGCATGTCTTCAGTGTCATGAAAAGTTTGAGGGGCATGGGGTCAGCAACATCTTCTTTGATAGGCTATAGACAAACATATGGTAAAGGTGTGTGTCCTAGAGATTGACATCTCCCAAACAAGTCACTGCTACAGAGGAGGGCTTCAGGACATGTCTGTCACTGTTGACAGCAGAAGTAAGTTTTGAAATTAATGGAAACTAAGAAATGGCTATTACATTGTTCAAATATAGTTGATTATCTTTATGGGTAATGAAATCTTTAAATACATGTATCGTTCTGCAGAAATGAGTAAGTATATTAGGAAAAAGTTACGTGATGTAATAAGATAAATGTGCCAAGTGTTCCGTGGGATATTTGTGTGACAAAATAATATCACATTACTCTTACTTTGAAAAGCACTTCTTATTAGTATTATCATTAATATCGTAAATATACTTGTTGATGGTCCTTGCTGCTA
This DNA window, taken from Oncorhynchus nerka isolate Pitt River linkage group LG23, Oner_Uvic_2.0, whole genome shotgun sequence, encodes the following:
- the LOC115106662 gene encoding receptor activity-modifying protein 1-like, translated to MIFLLLFPVLVLGEIQLQSNVSSNVTFEDNESFQDQEYSAVFRHCNESLLEHFSYIICWNQFHSEMTDINNELWCEWDQVIRPYNELTRCIESLTTNLGCYFPNQVVQDFFIQIHSSFFQACPEEEQLFPDAPSGVVLTLTLIPVSLIPVLVFLVVWKSKICD